The Pelmatolapia mariae isolate MD_Pm_ZW linkage group LG2, Pm_UMD_F_2, whole genome shotgun sequence sequence TAAATTCAGAGAAAGACAGGTTGCAATAATAATTAGTTACATACTTAATGTTTTCTGATTAGAGGatttaatatttttacttatttaagaTGATTATAATGGCTGTAAACTGTCTTCTGTGGTTCAGAAGGAGATTTCAAGTCTCTTTCTGAAATGGAATCAGTGCAGTTTTGTGGCATCTTTGCATTATTTTCATGATCTATTCCAAATTGCACTGTTCCATTATTTTTTAACAGGTTCCAGTATTTTTGATTTTGGCATGTATTCACCAATATGTTGGTAAAAATACTTCATTTCACTAGTTTCCCCAGTCCCTCGACTTAAAATGTAAAGCTTACATGCTTGAATGGCATTTGGGCTATTTTATAACCGAGAAAAAAGCTAcagccaaaacaaaacaagaaaaatgaagtTAACACATTAAATCAATATCATTAGTATTCTTAAATTATCTCTGATACAGCTGAATTCACAGGAAAGGAAGCTATGCTTTATATTCCCATAACAGAACACCTGATTCACATTTAATATGAATTATTTATTAAGAAGGTGACTACTGTGGAGGTCTGCAGATGTGCCAGAGATTATTATAGAGGTTATTATACTACAGTAGTCTAATTGTTTTTGGAgttttttaaaccccaaaaagcTGACACTTAATATTATAGCTTCCTTACTTGTAGCACTTAAGAGTTTTGTGCACTTTATTATAAAAATTGCTTctctgttaaaaaataaaacacatataaaTTTATCACATTATATATTGCAGCGACATTTTACTGAACATACTTTATTTTGCACATCCTTTAGAACTAAGCATTTGTCCTCCTTTTTTCAGGACGGCATCTGGAAAAGAAGGACTTGTACTGGTACTGAAGGGAAAACAGCTTCATCTACTCCGTGAACCTGTGGCTCTGTAAAGCCACCTGTCTTTCTGTAGCCGTTTGTACTTGTTCGACGGGCCTGCAAGGATCATCTGAGAACGAACTGAGAGGAAAAAGCTGTGCGAAATGACCTCAGTGCCTTAGCATGTAGTAACTGGAATAATCTTTCTAAAAAAGAACAGTCTCTGACAAACTGGTTCTTCAACTCCGTCATTCCAGAGCACTGTAtgtgctgctgctctgtttgTGGTGGAGTTGAATGAAGGGTTTTCTTTCATGCCTTTTTAGGCATTTTTTTGTGGGCATACTTCAGTAAATAGGCCAGTATTAAGAATGAACatgttgtaaatgtaaaattttgaCATAACTACTAATTAATCAATTAAAGTTTGTTTGGATTGGACCTTCAGTTGAAGTGACAATATTTTATGTACATAGGAACAGACGAATGAAGGATAATGGTACTGTAATAATTACATATTTTCTGTAATAATGTCAAGGTAAGGTGTCTGATGGTGTAACAAGAAATCAGATATACACAGTAGACAAATAAAACTCTCAGATGTCATCCAATGCTAAACAGACATAATATTTTCATTCTGGTTTGAAAAGTAACGATCATGCAACAGATAATCATGTAAAATGAACAATGCTGACACCTTTTGGCATGTTTTATGGCTTTTGCAAGAGCATTTACTCAAATAATGAacttaaatttgattctttaaagaacatttgttattatatttgtgttgttttacttAAATATAAGTTGTATGACTTTTAATTACAACTACTACAGCTACTTGTACTTTAATAAATGatgtgaatatttcttcaactGCTGCTTCTGATTTATTTAAAGATTAGTTCATATCACAAAAagtattatccatccatcccctTTATCCTTATCAGGGCTGTGGGgggactggagcctatcccagctgtcttggTGCGAGACGCAGGGTACACCCTgcacaggtcaccagtctgtcgcaggcctaacacatagacacagacaaccattcacactcacacctatgggcaatttacaGTTTCCAGTTAACCtgtccccactaactgcatgtctttggactgtgggaggaagccagagtacccagagagaacccacacaaacacagggtcacatgcaaactccacagagaaagatcccggcctgatggtggaattgaactcaggaccttcttgctgtgaggcaacagtgctaaccactgtgctacCCCACGAGAAGTGCCACGAATAtcaaaaatgaaaccaaaagcatggctcaataaataaatgtaaagacagaaaaaccaggcaaataaattacaaacagaaaaaataaaaacattcagaGCAGGTCATGGCAagaccatttttttttaacatttacagATGGATGGAAATGTAAAATGAGGGCAAAGGCAAAAATATATCACCAGTGGGGTGCTATGTGTATGTTCCTCGAGGAAGGTGTATGTTTCTTCAGGGTCTCCAGTAGCCTGTCTGCCTAAAATTCAAAGTATAgtatacatatttatatatagttCCAGGTATGCAGGCCAAGATTTTTGATtttcttagattttttttaatgttttagaaattatacatttttacatatattccttTTATTTATCAGTTTAGTACAAGAACAACTCAGgtatgaaaaaataactgaacagTGAGTGGAGAGCAGGGAAACTTATTTGAACAGAAAAGGCCTGCAGGTCGGAGTGGCATGGTCTGAAAAAACCAGAAGGAATGAAAGAAGGTCAGAAACCATTTACAGTCATTGTGcttcttaataaataaataagtgagacaACAAAGGTTTCATTTCATACTGCCTTACATACAGTGAAAAGTCATTGTGGATACCACAAagatttcattattaataacaATGACATGAATAATTGTCATCCAAAGTTAAACCCACATTCAATACAAACGTAAATCTGCTGCCATTTTATTACTGAAGAGAGATCCACTTCTGTGTGAAGTCTGCAGAATAAGCGCCGAATTAGAGCTAAATCAGACTGCCTTTCACAATTCACTGTGTTCTTGAAATCATGTATCAGCAGAAAGTGTCAAAAAGAGATGAGTTTCACATTAATCTTCACAGCAGGGTAGTATGGCAGGAATCATCACATTTATAATAATGACATCTTTTTGTCACGATGCACTGGAGTAGGATGGATGAGGATGTTTTAGTTTCTTACTTATTTTGTCATCCTATTGTGCGaattttgacttaaaaaaagaaattttatatGCGTCACGTGTCATTTTCTGAGAGCTTTAATTTTACCTTTgaccattttcagcaataagtTCAGCATTACTGCAGCCATTTTACATCAGTGTCTATATAGACTAACTATGTTTCTTTGAAAACACTGTTATTTATATGCAGCACATGATAACTCTGTGAGTGGAATATGCTTAGTGTCAGCTCACCAACTGGTTTTTCTAATAGAGATGACAGTATATTTAACTGTTGACATTTTTCATGGTCACAGATGGAGGACGAGCTGTCTCCACATTATGAGGCTGGTCTAATGATGATGCTGAGTTATTATTAGTTTCTTTCCATCTGCTACTTCAATACAGCATGAATGGGTTACCAAATGGGCCTTCTGGGCACTGTTCCAACAGGCACAACCAGGTGCAGGTATTGGAGGATGAGGTAACTTTCAGGTGTCTGTACTCAGTGGTCTAACATCTTATAATTAAAGCTATTGGCCAACACCTTTATGTGAAATTTAACATTCATAGAGCAGGAACATGTTGCAGCTATCACTAGAGAATAAGCACATAATATACTTGTTTACGGCAGTTGAGCTGTAAAAGCAGTCTTACGGGGATCTGTTGGCGAGCAAACCTGCCTGCTTATGGAAATTGATAGAATCACATTCAGTGGAAGCAAAGAATACTGTGTGAGCAGAACCAGCCGGTATCACAACTTCCACGCATACTACTTTCAGCTCCAGGCAAAGTTTGTTAACCACATAGTAAGTATAAAGTATTGCATAATGATGACTTCTTTATTTTCACACTATTGCAACACCATTATAATGTTAAGCTTCTGTCAGTTGATTTCGATGTGTTCActatacagttttttttttctaaatttcaATATGCAAATGAAATAGATTTTTGactgaatgaaattaaaaatgtttggaTAAATCCCATCTAAGCTACCGCAAGGTGCAGTTAACTCTAAATGTATTTGTCTCTCTGTAAAACAGCTTCCAGACCTGTTAATTGGCTGTGCATTGAGAGATATAACACACATTTGAGATGTGATATATTCATATGGAGTTACCTTAAATATAGTGGGTAATATGTAACATTTAAGAATAATGAGGGCGTTGATATTTGGTAACTTGAAGCAGGTTAGATTACTGACAGTTATAAAGAACTATATAGTGTTAAGGTTTTATAAGCTTTAGATTTATATAAGctttacatttgttttgcaatataaaacagaaggagaaaatGTTCTACTGTAAAGATGTCCAAAATTTCTTGTTTGCTCATATTACAGTATGGGGTATTTAAAGAACATATAGTtcatgtgaaaattaaaaatattggtCTCCAACACTGACAAAATTCTGCAGTGTTTCAACTCAATTACAGTCAAGTGTGCAAAGAGAATTCTGAAATGCTcactttcttttaagactgacAGTCTCTTAAAAACAAGAAGCAGGTGTGAAAAGAACTATAGAGGTTGAGATTGGAAGGGCTTCTTGTTAACAATTTAAGGATCTTTCTGGTATCTTTAAAAACACTGCAGAAAGAAGATTGGCAGCAGGTGTGAAGGGGGAAGAGCAGACAATTTGTGCCTCACCAGGAGGTCGGCATAGATTCAGAAACCATGCAGGCTTGAAACCGTaatccttctttttctcttgtgTCGAGCATAATCAGGCCAATCTAAGGCCTATGTTTGAGGCCGGTGTTGGTAAGGCAATTGGCTCTGAAGTGATTACTGCCCACTGAGCTTTCGACAAGCCCGTGATGCTGATTGCAGAGTTGCAGAGAAGAGGGGCATAAGGAGTTTACGGTTGCTGCATGTGAGCTAATGGAACCAGTGACCTGCAGCATTTGAGATTTACCCTGCGTGATGGCAGCTGAATGATATATATCAGTCAGATATCAGTTGTGATTTCACTTAggtgtgctgttttttttaacacttacAGCTCTCTTCTCAGCATGTAAACATGCACACTGACACACGCGCACCAGGTAGCATCAGATAAAAATGTTAATCATTGTATTTAACACATTATTTAAATGTGGGTCTATTTTGtctgtttattaaaaaacacagagtgattttaaaatgcatgtttATATTCAGGATGATCAGAGAATATACACTTCTACCTGTAAACCCACTGTTCAACCTAGTCCAGTGCATTATTGCACATTTTGGTATCAATCCAATTCCGGGTAAATACATCGCCAGTATTGTCGATACTAATAATAACACCGATACTTTTATCTTATAAAGGCAACTTATGTAGGGGAGAGTGGTGTGTCATGACTTCCGAGATTAATCATCAATTTTCAAATTCTTAACAGAGTTTAATGATGACTAAATCACtgttaacacaacaaaacaacccttttcatgtattttgaaactgggtTTTTTTCGAGACCTTGAATGGAAATGTGGCTGTCTCTACAGAAGTTTGGAtcatttctgttgtttaaatttgTACAGGCTATAATTAAAAATAACCTTATAAGGAACAAATGACTCATAAGAAAGAGGGACCGGAGAAACGTAGGACCTGCACCAAGGCCAAGTACAGCATAAATAAGGATGATTTTGAACTGTAAATCCAGCAGAGCTTGTTTCGTGTAACCTAATAATATGTGTAGCTAGAAAGAAGCACAGgaggttttctttaaaaaccatatactgatgtttttttgtacatttcagaCCCTAGAACATATATAGATAGAATGACATACCAgatgttttgtattattttaagttTCTGTACTTAGGTACCGGCTTTTGCTCGTTACCAATTATTTCCTCTATGGAAATTATACGCGGAGGTTCGTTATGAGCTTCTGAATCTCCCTGAACTATTATAAACAGCAAGATGGAGACAGATAACTCTCAGCTCTCTTACTTACTCTTGGCACACTTTAACGCAACACAAGTTCCTCGTTCGGACCCCATGTGACTTCCCCAACCAATCAGAAGCCAGGAAATCCTAGCCTGGCTATCCTATCCTAGTAAATGAGGGAAAATCAATTTGGTAGATTCAATACACAAGTATTAGTGCTTTGAAAGTgcacaagtaaaagtacaaacattaaataagtaaacattaaatatgaatgaaatgtaaatgtaattcGCTTTGTAAACATCATAAACACATTTGTTTATCAATTGAAATATGAATTTATTTCCACACTTTACAGAAATATGTTTTTAGACATGTGATGCTTTTTGAAAGCATTAAAACCATTAGCAACAGATTGCAACAAAAGACCTTTAAAAGCACacgtttaaaagaaaaattatataGTTTAAGGTCTATAGTAAATTCAATGGATACTGTGAGGCACGGGATTACAGAAAGTCGGTGAGAGCATTTGACATTGATTAATTGAATTTAAATGGGGTGCGCTAGGATGGTCAGAAGGTATTATTGAATTGGTAAAGGAAGgtgcaaaaagaaaatgctgaaCAAGTGTGAAACTTTCTTTGTGGCGACTTTCTGTGTGCCCTAGAGTTTGCAGCTATGCAGAGCAGAAGTCTGGCACAGGAAGCAACAATGAATACGAAACGCACAGCTTAGCAAAATCGTGCAACAAAGTCTGGTTTCCTGGAGTGGAACGCCAAAGCAATTTATTCCAAGCTGTCCGTAAAATTAGAACGTTATTTTGGACAATCATTTATATCCGCCATGAAAAACGATCAAACCCAATGGAAATACGGGTAATTACGCGAGTCTGAATCACGTTTCACAAGCTCAGCACAGCGTCCTAAAAGGCATTGTGATTGCGACTGGAGAGCTGTAAATTTGGGTGATTTATTCAATTTAAACAGGCAATGTTAACCAAAAGGGCTGATTATATTAAACTAGGGAGACTcttagaaagaaagaagaaaacaacaacaaacagtcTGTGTGGCAGAGGGAGAGAATGGTGGTAGTTGCATATATTGTAGTGCAAGAATTGCAAGTCTTAGGTCTCTTCACACTCTCATACTTGTGTTACACCAGCTCCCACTGCGCGTAAAGCTGCGGTCCACCGGGACTTCGTTATCTTGTGTGTGTCCAGCTGTTCTTCAGCCTTTATCTCCGGTGTCACTGCCATGGTCGTGTACGTACAGGACTGGAATTTCAGTACCACCGACAGCTCCCTCTCCAGCTCCAGCATCAATACAGACAAAGCGCTTTGGGGCTCCACGGTGCCCCACAGCCCCGGTGGGCTGAGCCGGACCGGCCATACGGTGGTGGCAGTATGCCTCGGCTTTATTTTAGTGGCAGGAATCCTCAGCAACTTTCTCACTCTGCTCATTTTCGCAAAGTTTCGGTCCCTCTGGACGCCCATCAATCTCATTCTGTTGAACATCAGCCTAAGTGACATTCTCGTGTGCGTTTTCGGGACACCGTTCAGTTTTGCTGCCAGCCTGCACGGGAGGTGGCTAATTGGAGAGTACGGCTGTAAGTGGTATGGATTTGCCAATTCCCTCTTTGGTGAGTAACTGCATGAGGAGTACTATTTTTCCCTGTTTACCCTTGTAAACTCAAATAAATATGACCGCGGTGTCTCTTTTCAGAAGTAGTGGAAGAGTAGTATAGCAGAGTAAAAGATGTCATTTGTTCtagaaacataaaaatgtaataaacttaAATTAGAAGCACTTCAAACCTGTAAAACATGTACCCAACATGTAAAATGTGGCTTTATGAAGGGATCATAAAAGCTTTAACCAACCTGAGTTGCTGCAAGGGCAAGTGGCCTCTGATCATTAAATCTAAAGTACATTTCTCCACTCCTGCTTCAACAGGGATTGTGTCCCTTGTGTCCTTGTCTCTTCTATCGTATGAGCGCTACACCACCGTTCTCCATTCCTCTCAGGCTGATGTCTCAGACTTCAGAAAGGCCTGGCTGTTTGTTGGAGGCTCTTGGTTCTACTCTCTCTTTTGGACATTGCCTCCCCTCCTCGGTTGGAGCAGCTATGGACCAGAGGGTCCTGGTACCACTTGCTCCGTCCAGTGGCACCTCCGCTCACCCTCCAGCATCTCGTATGTGTTGTGTCTCTTCATCTTCTGTCTGCTGCTGCCCCTTCTGCTCATGCTATATTCTTATGGAAGAATCCTGATGGCCATTAGGAGGGTGAGTTCAGAGTTTCACCACATCTTTTGGGACGATcacacaagacaaagagaaaaccaTGCAACCACGTACAGTGCTACCATGTCATTTTTAGTTGTTTATTTATGTGTAAGTAAATCATAAGTCATCTGTATATTCATCACAATTTGATCATTTATAATAGTAAGATAAAGAATCTGAAAGCAGATGGCAGAACAGAGTTCAAATTACATTCATCTAAATTTACATGAGTGTGAAATCTGCTTTCGCTTATGTCTACCACATTTTGTCTATTTTTCACAGTAACTACCCTGAAGGACTAAGATCTTGAATACTGGAATTCTTGTGACATAAGATCGGATTTTAGAGGTTAAGAAGAGGCTGTCTGAGTTCTATTAAAATTTGATCATGAGTTTTCGAGGTAATTCCAAGGAAAATCAAGTTGGATAAGCTAGCAATTCATCAATGAGGAGAAAGAAGAAGGGACCATGTATATGGGGCAAGTGTTGGGTTGAATCTGTCTTTGTCTTTACTGTCTTAAGGACAGTAAAACCAACTCCAGTTTATAGTGACCCATGCTTTTAGTTTACCGTATCACCATCTTTGTTATGgatacatataaataaataactggtaATTAAGAGTTTCTTGTTAGTGTTGGGTTCTTCCCACTCCTTGCTCGTACTGCTTCTATCACCAAGTGCTCTAAAAGGTATTTGTAGATCATGGTACCAACTTGTTGCTATTGGATACCTGTCATTATATAAGCACTTCCGTTTTTTAAGCTTGATGCACCCAAGAGTCTGAGCAGAAAGCGGCTTTGCAGACTTGATCACTGTAGCAGTGAACTGGGGCTCAGCTGCATCAACTCAGAGCCCACCCATCAACTATTTTTAGAGAGTTGGCAATCTGTCTGAGGTACCGTCTCCTGGATTCTCAAAACTTGAACCAACACATCAGAAAGAGAAACGCCATATGCATCAGCACTGTCAGTGTGGGTCAAACCTATGTCTTTTCTATATTCTTAACTAACAGCATCCCATTTAAAGAGCGAGCAGTCATGTTGCATAAACATATTTTATGTTGTAGTTCAGTCCCAAAGGAAtggaattcaattcaattttttatATACAGAGACCAAGTTCATAACAATAGTTTCCTTATATATCAAGGTAAACAGAGTCATAGTGTCGGCAttagaggaaaaaacaacaacaatcttCTGAGTATGAGCAAGCAAAATTGACAAAGAAGAACTCAGGGTGAGATGATCATCTATTGCCACTGCATGAGAGGTAAGGGAAAGGAGAAGATAAAAGAAGCACACAGAGATACAAAGACAAATCAAACTGTGGCAGGCAGTAGGGAAAACCATTTCACCATCATAATCAGCGGGTAGCTCGATTTAGGAGAGAGAACGGAGAATAGAAGGTCAGTCATGCAGAAGTGACCACAGTTATTACATGAGGGAGGTTTGTTCAGACAGAGCAGTGAGGGCCATGATCTAATCCTATATAGCAAGAGGTGTAATTGAGTGTATGAGAAATAAGCAGTAATTTGACAGATGGGGTAGATTTTCTTCTCTGTGAGGCCTCTTTCACAAGCCAGACATGCTCATTTATTCATAAATCACCATGACAAGCATCACAGTGGTAATTACATATGGAGGTGGGCACagataaatgaaatcaatacTGACTGGTGAGGTGCTGCTGTAACCACTTGCTTTATGATTTATCTGAGATCATTTTTGACACGTCTAGCACATtaggaaaaaaaccaaaaacaaatgtgatgAAACACATCTGGGCATGTAATGTGGTCATACTGCTTCTGACCAAGATCTAAAAACATGGCATCTGTTTTTAGCCCCTTCTGATTATCACAAATTGGACATATTCTGCTGATCCAGCAGTCATTCATAACAGGTTGTCATTATACCTAGAATCTGATTGATTTAGGATTTTTAAGACTAATACCTATACTGATATTTGGCCATGTAACAATTCGATATTCCaaaatttcagtctttttttttctctttcagacaTACACAACACAAACAGGTTCCTCTAACATTtgctgtatgtatgtatttatttactcatttatGCTTTGTCCACTATAGTGTTTGTGGCATTTTACGCACACGTGCCAACAAGGAAGTTACATGCAACGTTAACATGCACAATGTGGTCAAAGCACctcataaaaaaatatattaaaacat is a genomic window containing:
- the tmtops3a gene encoding teleost multiple tissue opsin 3a — encoded protein: MVVYVQDWNFSTTDSSLSSSSINTDKALWGSTVPHSPGGLSRTGHTVVAVCLGFILVAGILSNFLTLLIFAKFRSLWTPINLILLNISLSDILVCVFGTPFSFAASLHGRWLIGEYGCKWYGFANSLFGIVSLVSLSLLSYERYTTVLHSSQADVSDFRKAWLFVGGSWFYSLFWTLPPLLGWSSYGPEGPGTTCSVQWHLRSPSSISYVLCLFIFCLLLPLLLMLYSYGRILMAIRRVGKINLLAAQRREHHISLMVFSMVSCYMLCWMPYGIVALMATFGGSELVTPITSVIPSILAKFSTVVNPVIYVFFNKQFYRCVLAFMKCKGELEIVQGEEHRTPRTQLSEYFRVHRKASLSSPQVQIPSGPRNTVLCSRHIVYVHYTP